GGCGCGCTTCGGTAAGAAATACTTCTCCAGCCGGAGTGAGTTCCACCTTTCTTGGTAAACGACGAAACAACACCACATCTAAGTCTTGTTCCATCTGCCGAACGCTATAACTGATGGCTGAAGGTACTTTGTGCAACACCTCTGCCGCAGCAGTAAAACTGCCCAAACGGGCAACCGTGTCGATCATCTTCAGTGAAGAACGAGAAAATACACTCATAACTACCTTTCAAATTTTTGATTGATAACTACAAATATTAACGTTTTATTTTGTCTACTGCCAAAATAGAATGCACTCCTTATCAGACATAGCTTTGAAAACGCTATGGTCACATTTTATTCGTGAATTTTTTTGAAGAATCGATTATGAAAGTCTCTAAACCACAGCTGTTTTATTTATCAGCACTCTCTATGCTTGGCTTTATCGCCACCGACATGTACCTACCAGCATTTAAAATGATGGAAGTCGACTTTGCGACCGGACCTGAACAGATCGCATTGTCACTAACGGTATTTTTAGTGGGTATGGCAAGCGGACAGTTGGTATGGGGTTTAGCATCCGATAAGTTTGGTCATCGCAACACGCTCGCAGTAGGTTTGGCACTCTTTACTATTTCATCATTAGGCTTAGCATTTAGCGATCAAGTATGGCAGCTACTGACGTTGCGCTTTATCCAAGCAATTGGGGTATGTGCACCTGCGGTAATTTGGCAAGCAATGGTCATAAAACGCTACAGCAGCACCAGCCAGCAAATTTTTGCCACTATCATGCCACTGGTTGCGTTATCTCCAGCGCTAGCACCACAACTTGGCGTGTTACTGGCAGACCACTTTGGTTGGCACAGTATCTTTTACGCGCTAACAGTCATGGGTGTGCTACTGGTGGTAGCTACAATGCGTCAGCCACAAGAGCAAGTGGAAGAGAAACAAACTTCGGTTGCTAATGATATTCGCAGCCTACTAAGCTCAAAAACCTACATTGGTAACGTGATGATGTTTGCGACGGCTTCGGCGGCATTCTTTGCTTACCTTACAGGTATGCCTGAAATCATGGCGCAATTAGGTTATGAAGCAAAAGACATTGGTCTAAGCTTCATTCCACAAACCATCGCATTTATGGCTGGTGGTTGGCTAGGCAAAGCAATGGTCAATAAATACGGTGATGAAAAAGTTCTGCGTCAGCTTGTTGCCCTATTTAGTATTGCTTCAATCATGATTTTTACTGCATCACAGTGGGAACTGACCTCGATTTGGCCAATTCTGGCGCCATTTTGCTTAATCGCGGTTGCTAACGGAGCAATGTATCCAATCGTAGTAAACCGCGCATTGGCTAGTGCCAAACAAAGCCCAGCAACCGCAGCAGGCTTACAAAACAGTCTACAAATCAGCGTAAGTAGCTTATCAAGTGCATTAGTCGCCGCCTTGGCAAGCCAAGCGCAAACGGCAACAGGGATTGCGATTGTAATCTGTATGTTTGGTATGTGGATTGGCTATATAGTGGCAAATCGTGAATTGGCACAAAACTTCACTACGCCAGATAATGCACGTGTTGTAAGTGACGAATAATCACCTTAGCTAAATAGACAAAAGCCGCTCAATTGAGCGGCTTTTTTGATTCTAATGATTCGTTATTATTTCTTAACTGGGCGCACCCAACCAGACACTTTACGCTCTTTAGCGCGAGTGATGACTAACTCACCTTCAGCAACATCTTTAGTCAAAGTGGTACCCGCACCGATGGTGGCACCATCAGCAATAGTCACTGGGGCAATTAACTGGCTGTCAGAACCAACAAACACATCATCACCAATAATGGTTTTAAATTTATTCGCACCATCGTAGTTACAAGTAATGACACCTGCACCAACGTTGACTCGCTGACCAATTTCCGCGTCACCTAAATAAGTAAGATGATTCGCTTTTGAACCTTCACCAAGGCGCGCATTCTTCACTTCAACAAAGTTACCTACATGCGCATCATTACGCAGTTCAGCCCCTGGTCGAAGACGAGTAAATGGGCCAACCGTACATTCTTCACCGACGGTCGCACCTTCGATCACACTGTATGGACGAACGATAGTGTTATCATCGATTTCACAATCTTTCAGCACACAACCTGCACCGATACGTACATTATCACCTAAAGATACAGAACCTTCGATAATAACGTTCACATCAATTTCAACGTCCAAACCACATTGCAATTCACCACGCAAATCAAAACGTGCAGGGTCACGTAACATCACACCTTGTTCAAGTAGCTTCTGTGCTTGCATACCTTGGTATGCACGCTCTAAACGAGCCAACTGAGCGCGATCATTCACCCCTTCAACCTCAATTGGGTTGACTGGATGAACCGCTTCTACCGCACGACCTTCTTGGTGCGCAGCCGCAATAACGTCGGTTAGGTAATATTCACCTTGAGCGTTATTGTTGTTTAGGCCAGATAGCCAACGTTTTAGATCCCCACCGGTCGCAACCATGACGCCTGTGTTGATCTCTTTAATCAGTTTTTGTTCGTCAGTCGCATCTTTTTGCTCAACGATTGCCACCACTGGGCCATTACGACGCACAATACGGCCATAACCCATTGGGTTATCCAGTACCACGGTCAAAAGTGCAATACCGCCATTTGGCTGCGCATCTAATAGGCTTTCAATCGTCTCTGAAGAGATCAGTGGTACATCTCCGTAAAGCACAAGGATCTTCTCATCGTCTTCAAATTGAGGAGAGGCTTGATCCACTGCGTGACCGGTACCTAACTGATCGGCTTGTAACACCCAACTTACTTGCTCATCAGCAAGTGCTGCTTGCATTTGATCACCGCCGTGACCATAAACTAAGTGAATGTTTTGCGCCCCTAACCCAGAGCATGTATCAATCACATGCTTCACCATTGGCTTACCTGCTAACGTATGCAGTACCTTTGGCATGTTGGAGTACATACGGGTTCCTTTTCCCGCAGCAAGGATAACGGCACTAAATTTCATTACTTTACCTATCACGTCGTTGTTCTGAATTTGCGGCTTATTGTAATCCGCTAAATATGAATAGTTAACGCTGATCTACAATTTCTGTAGATAAACAGACAAAAAGGCGGTCATAAAGACCGCCTTTTTCAGAAATGAAACACCTTTAATATCGATTAACGGCGTTTCTTCGTCAGCTCGATAACTCGAAGCTGAGCAATGGCTTTAGCCAGTTCGCTAGCCGCTTGTGCGAAGTCCATATCGCCGTGCTGGTTCTGAATATTCTCTTCAGCGCGACGTTTAGCTTCTTCTGCCTTAGCTGCGTCTAGATCTTCGCCACGGATAGCCGTATCAGCCAGTACAGTCGCTGTACCAGGTTGAACTTCTACCATACCACCAGAGACATAAATGAACTCTTCGTGGCCGTTTTGCATCAAAATACGCACCATACCAGGCTTGATAGCGGTCAGCAGCGGAGTGTGGCCATGGAAAATACCTAGCTCACCTTCGCTACCAGTCACCTGGAACGTTTCAATTAAGCCAGAGAACAATTTTTTCTCTGCACTTACCACGTCTAGATGAAAGGGGATTGCTGCCATATCGCCTCCTAGTTAGCCTTATAGCTTCTTAGCATTCTCAATCGCATCGTCAATCGTACCGCAGTACATGAACGCTTGCTCTGGAATGTCATCGTATTCACCAGCTAGTAGACCACGGAAGCCACGTAGAGTCTCTTTAAGAGGTACGTATACGCCTGGGTCACCTGTAAATACTTCCGCTACGTGGTAAGGCTGAGTCAAGAAACGCTCAATCTTACGTGCACGAGATACAACTTGCTTATCTGCTTCAGATAGCTCGTCCATACCTAGGATCGCGATGATATCTTTCAGCTCTTTGTAGCGCTGAAGTGTTTGCTGAACGCCACGAGCCACATCATAGTGTTCTTGACCAACAACCAATGGGTCAAGCTGACGAGATGTAGAATCTAGTGGGTCAATCGCTGGGTATAGACCCATCGCTGCGATGTTACGGTTAAGTACAACCGTTGCATCCAAGTGCGCGAACGTTGTTGCTGGAGATGGGTCAGTCAAGTCATCCGCAGGTACGTATACCGCCTGTACAGACGTGATAGAACCTTGACGAGTTGATGTGATACGTTCCTGTAGAACACCCATTTCTTCTGCTAGCGTTGGCTGGTAACCTACCGCTGAAGGCATACGACCTAGAAGTGCCGAAACTTCAGTACCCGCAAGTGTGTAACGGTAGATGTTATCGATGAACAGCAGTACGTCACGACCTTCGTCACGGAAACGCTCTGCCATTGTTAGACCAGTCAATGCAACACGTAGACGGTTGCCTGGTGGCTCGTTCATCTGACCATAAACCATCGCTACTTTAGATTCTTCTGGCTTCTCAACGTTAACAACGCCCGCTTCCTGCATTTCGTAGTAGAAGTCGTTACCCTCACGAGTACGCTCACCTACACCGGCAAATACTGAAAGACCAGAGTGTTGTAGTGCGATGTTGTTGATAAGTTCCATCATGTTAACGGTCTTACCTACACCTGCACCACCGAATAGACCGATTTTACCACCCTTAGCAAATGGACAAACTAGGTCGATTACTTTAACACCCGTTTCTAGAAGTGCTGTTTCGTTTGATTGCTCTTCGTAGCTTGGCGCTTCACGGTGGATAGAGTAAAGCTCTTCCGCACCGATTTCGCCACGCTCGTCAATCGCGTCACCTAGAACGTTCATGATACGACCTAGGGTTTTAGTACCTACTGGTACTGAAATTGGAGCGCCAGTATTTACAACTTCAACTCCGCGACGTAAACCATCTGAGCTACCCATTACGATACAACGAACTACGCCACCGCCTAGCTGTTGTTGAACTTCAAGAACTAGACGCTCTTTTGAGTCCGTTACGTTTAGAGCGTCATATACACTAGGTACTTCGCTCTGTGGGAACTCTACGTCGACTACCGCACCGATGATCTGTACGATCTTACCTGTAGCCATCGTTAATCCTCTAAACTATTTCGTTTAACCTAAACTTAAACCGCAGCAGCGCCGCCAACGATTTCTGACAGTTCTTGAGTAATCGCCGCCTGACGGGCTTTGTTGTACACAAGTTCTAAATCTTCAATCAAGTTGGTCGCGTTATCGGTTGCAGCTTTCATCGCAATCATTCGGGCTGCTTGCTCACAAGCAAGGTTTTCTACCACACCTTGGTAAACCTGAGACTCTACGTAACGCACTAAAAGTGTGTCCAATAGAGGTTTTGGTTCAGGCTCATAGATGTAGTCCCATGAGTGCTCACGCTGCATCTCTTCGCTGTCCGATTTAGGCAAAGGTAGCAATTGATCGATCGTTGGTTGTTGAATCATGGTGTTTACAAACTTGTTGAAAACCACATATAGACGATCCAATTCACCTTCATCGTATTTCTTTAGCATTACGCTTACAGAACCGATTAGGTCTTCGAGGCTAGGGCTATCACCCAAACCAGAAACCTGAGCAGCTACTTTAGCGCCGCTGTTTTTGAAAAAGCTGGTTGCCTTTGAACCTACAACGGCAAGTTCAATCTCTGCACCTTTTTCTTTCCAAGCTTGCATGTCTAATAGTGCTTTCTTGAACGCATTAATGTTCAAGCCGCCACACAAGCCACGGTCTGTAGAAACGATGATGTAACCAACACGCTTAGCTTCACGCTCCTCTAGGTACGGATGACGGTACTCTAGATTCGCATTTGCCACATGACCGATCACTTTACGCATTGTTTCAGCGTATGGACGAGAAGCTTCCATTGCATCTTGAGAACGACGCATTTTTGAAGCTGCTACCATTTCCATCGCTTTCGTAATTTTCTGCGTGCTTTTAACACTACCGATTTTATTACGTATCTCTTTTGCGCCGGCCATCGTTACTCTCCATTAGTTGGTGGCATTACTGCCACCGACCTATTACCAAGTTTGGGTTGCTTTGAAGTCGTCAGTCAGTTGCTTAAACTGAGCTTCGATTTCATCGTTGTAAGCACCCGTCTTGTCGATCTCAGCTGCAAGTTCAGCGTATTGACCGCGAGCGTACGATAGTAGAGCCGCTTCGAAATCTAGCAGTTTGCTTAGTTCAACATCTGCTAGGTAACCGCGCTCTGCCGCGAAGATTACTAGTGCTTGGTCAAATACTGAGAATGGCACATATTGCTTCTGCTTCATTAGCTCAGTTACTTTTTGACCGTGGTCTAGCTGTTTCTTCGTTGCGTCATCAAGATCAGACGAGAACTGTGCGAATGCCGCTAGTTCACGATACTGAGCTAGTGCAGTACGGATACCGCCTGATAGCTTCTTGATGATTTTCGTCTGTGCCGAACCACCTACACGAGATACTGAGATACCAGGGTCAACCGCTGGACGAACACCTGCGTTGAATAGCTCAGTTTGTAGGAAGATCTGACCGTCAGTAATCGAGATTACGTTTGTCGGTACGAATGCTGAAACGTCACCCGCTTGAGTTTCGATGATAGGAAGAGCAGTTAGAGAACCAGTCTTACCTTTCACTTCACCGTTAGTGAAACGCTCTACGTACTCTTCGTTTACACGAGCTGCACGCTCTAGTAGACGCGAGTGAAGGTAGAATACGTCACCTGGGAATGCCTCACGGCCTGGTGGACGTTTAAGTAGTAGAGAGATCTGACGGTAAGCTACCGCTTGTTTAGATAGATCATCGTAAACAATCAGTGCGTCTTCGCCGCGATCGCGGAAGTATTCACCCATTGCACAACCTGCGTAAGGCGCTAGGTATTGCAATGCCGCAGATTCAGAAGCTGATGCCACAACCACGATAGTGTTTGCTAGTGCACCGTGCTCTTCTAGTTTGCGTACTACGTTAGCGATGGTAGAAGCTTTCTGACCAATTGCTACGTAAATAGAGTAAATACCAGAGTTTTTCTGGTTGATAATTGCATCGATCGCCATTGCTGTTTTACCAGTTTGGCGGTCACCGATGATAAGTTCACGCTGACCACGACCGATTGGAATCATTGAGTCAACTGACTTATAACCAGTTTGCACAGGCTGATCTACCGATTTACGGTCGATTACACCTGGTGCAATCACTTCTACAGGTGAAGTTAGTTTCGCTTCGATTGGACCTTTACCATCGATAGGCTCACCTAGTGTGTTCACTACGCGACCTAGAAGTTCCGGACCAACTGGCACTTCAAGAATGCGGCCAGTACCTGTAACTTTCATGCCTTCCTTAAGGTCAGCATATGGGCCCATTACTACTGCACCTACCGAGTCACGCTCAAGGTTAAGTGCTAGCGCATAACGGCCACCCGGTAATTCAATCATTTCACCTTGCATCACGTCCGCTAGGCCGTGAATGCGGATGATACCATCGCTTACCGATACGATAGTACCTTCATTGCGAGCTTCACTAACAACTTCGAATGATTCGATGCGCTGTTTGATCAGATCGCTAATTTCCGTGGAATTAAGTTGCATGCTCCAATCCCCATTAAGACTGCAATGCATCGCTCAGGCGGTTCAAACGACCACGCGCTGAGTTATCGATGATTAGGTCTCCGGCTCGAATTATTACCCCACCAAGTAGGGCCTCGTCTACACTGCAATTCAGCTTCACTTTGCGCGCTAAACGCTGCTCAAGTTTGCTACCGATATTTGCTAGCTGCTCATCAGAAAGTTCAGTTGCTGAAGTAATTTCAACATCGATTTCTTTCTCATGCTCTTTCTTCAATGCGAAGAATTGCTGACAAACATCAGGAATAGCCTTTAGTCGACCATTCTCAGCCATCACCTTCAAAAGGTTCTGACCGTGTGCATCCACTTGCTCGCCACAAACTGCAACAAAAATTTCTGCTAACTTGTCGGCAGACATAGAGCTTGCAAGAAGCTCTTTTACTTGTGCGTTTTGCGCGACTTCAGCGGCGAAAGATAACATTTGACCCCATTGGTCTAGTTGGTCTTTCTCCACAGCAAAGTCGAATGCTGCTTTAGCATAGGGGCGTGCGATTGTAGTCAAATCAGACATATGCGCCCCCAGACTTAAAGTTTTGCAGTAATGTTGTCGAGAATATCTTTATGCGCATCTTTATCGATAGAGCGCTCAAGGATTTTCTCAGCACCAGCGACAGCCAGAGTTGCAACTTGTTTGCGCAGTTCATCACGCGCGCGGTTGCGTTCAGCTTCTAGTTCAGCTTCAGCTTGATTAAGGATGTTCTGGCGTTCAACCTGAGCTTCCTCGCGAGCTTCATCTAGAATTTGAGCTTTACGCTTATTAGCTTGCTCAATGATCTCAGATGCTGTGCGTTTCGCTTCTTTCAACTGATCAGAAGCGTTGGCTTGTGCTAGATCCAAGTCTTTTGCAGCTCGTTCTGCCGCTTGTAGACCGTCAGCAATTTTTTTCTGACGCTCTTCAATCGCATTCATCAATGGTGGCCATACATACTTCATGCAGAACCACACAAAGAGTGCGAACGAGATTGCTTGACCTAGCAGAGTTGCGTTCATATTCACAACAGCTACCCCTCTATTTGGACTTAGTGTTAATCAATGGCAAATCGAAATTTACCCTTCGCAATAAGTGATTAACCTAGTTGACCAACGAATGGGTTTGCGAAAGTGAATAGTAGCGCGATTACGATACCGATCATTGGAACCGCATCAAGTAGACCAGCGATGATGAACATCTTAACTTGTAGCATAGGAGCCATTTCTGGTTGACGTGCTGCACCTTCAAGGAATTTACCACCTAGAAGTGCGAAACCAATCGCTGTACCAAGAGAAGCAAGACCGACGATAATACCTACGGCGATTGCAGAAAAGCTCAGTAAAGTTTCCATTACTATCTCCAATTTATAGTTGTTGGCTTAGTGCCCAAATAAAAAGCTTAAAAAAATTAATGATCACTGTCTTCGTGCGCCATTGACAGGTAAACAATTGTCAACATCATAAACACGAAAGCTTGAATCGTAATAACCAAGATATGGAAAATTGCCCACGGTAGTGAACCCATCCATTGTAAGTACCATGGCAGCATTGCTGCACAAAGAATGAATACAACCTCACCTGCGAACATGTTACCGAATAGACGCATACCAAGTGATAGTGGTTTAGCCAATAGCGATACCACTTCAATCAATAGGTTAAACGGAATCATTACAGGGTGATTAAACGGATGTAATGCCAATTCCTTTGCAAAGCCCCCTAGACCTTTCACTTTGATGCTGTAGTAAATCATCAACGCAAACACGCCTAGAGCCATAGCCATGGTGATATTCACATCAGCAGACGGTACCACTTTTAAGTAAGGGATTCCGAGCCAATGCTCAGCTGGGTATGGTAAGAAGTCGATAGGAACTAAGTCCATCACGTTCATCAAAAATACCCAACAAAAGATAGTTAGTGCTAAAGGTGCAATCAGAGGGTTGCGTCCATGGAACGTATCTTTGACGTTTTCCGCGACAAATTCTACGATCATTTCAACAGCACACTGAAGCTTACCCGGTACACCTACTGTTGCTTTCTTCGCTACTTTGTAAAAAATTCCAAGGAAAATTAAACCAGTAAACCAAGAAAAAAACAGGCTATCGATATGTACGTTCCAGAAACTTGCTTCTTCCACCCAGCCAAACTTTCCAAATGAAAGGTTTGAAAGGTGGTGAGCAATATATCCGGATTGTGTTAGCGCTTCACCTGGCGCAGCCATAACTCATCCTATTTTTTGTTGTTAATGAATAGCACTGGCGCACAGATATTAATACCTAGAGCCAGTAAATAGGTTAGTTTTAGGGGAACAAGTTCCACCTGCATATACATGTAGACAAATGAGAACAACACCACTGTGATGAGAATCTTAAGTACTTCTCCGGTGTAGAAGGAAACCGCCACTTTCTTTGCTGCACGCGCCCCACTAAACATGAAAGCACACCAAGCAAATACAGCATTGGCAACGACAAAAATGCCGCCGCCAATCAGCGCAGAAATTCCCCAATTAACACTCACAGTTGCAGCCATTCCAACTGCCACTAACGCAACCGCGCTGAGCTGGATCACTAACAATTGCTTGGCAAGCTCTCGTCCGGGTCTAGCTAACGCCGTTACCATGTATTCATACCTCTAGTAAAATCCACAGCGTTACTTCCTAGATGCTGGGGAAATTGAAAAAATTATACGGTGAGTCGAATTGAATGCAATGAAAATACCGCAAAAAGTTACAATTCTGTTTACAAACCGACAACTTTTACACAAAACCAAATTTTATAAAATTTGATTAAGATCAATTATCTCATTTAGTTCTGCAATTTTGTAATTAATTGCAGAAATATTTGAGGCTCATCTATATTTATCGTTATTTTTGCCTTACCTGATTTCGAGCGTACAATTGCAACTTTAGCCCCCAATGTTTCACTCAATTTCTGTGACATTTGTAGAGCTTCTTCGTCTTTAGTTGCATTTTCTGGCTCAACTACCGGATTCAGGCATTTTTTCACCAATTGCTCAGTTTGACGCACGGTCATTTGCTTGCTCACAACTTGCTGCGCAATCACAACTTGTTGCTCTTCCTGCAAAGCCAACAGTGCACGAGCATGACCCATTTCTAACTGTTTTTGCGCCACCAACTCTTTGACTTCGTCTTCCAGTTGGTTCAAACGCAAAATATTAGTCACACTGGTGCGTGATTTACCAATCACATCCGCCACCTGCTGGTGGGTCAAACTAAACTCTTGTTGTAGACGTTCTAATGCTTGCGCTTCTTCGATCGCATTAAGATCTTCACGCTGAATATTCTCGATCAATGCCATAGCGATCGCTTCACGATCATCTACTTTTTTGATCAAACACGGGACTTTATTCAGTCCCGCTTTGCGCGCAGCACGCCAACGGCGTTCACCCGCAATAATTTCAAACTTGTCGATGCCAATTTGGCGTACCACGATCGGCTGAATAATGCCTTGTGACTGAATTGATGCAGCCAATTCTTCCAGCGCTTCCGCTTCCATCCCTTTACGAGGTTGGTAAACGCCAGTTTGTAGCTGATTAACGTTAAGTTCCGTTAACTGGCCATTGCCTGATAGCTCTTGGCTAAAATTCACGGCCTGCTGGCGCTCTCTCGCCAACGAACTGGTTGAAAGGAGCGCATCAAGCCCTTTACCTAAACCACGTTTAGACATGAATTTATGTTCCTTAAGTTAGTTTTATGCAGGTACTTCTTCTCGACGAAGCATCTCTCCCGCTAAGGCTAAATAAGCCTTTGAACCAGCGGAATGCTTGTCATAGTACATAGCAGGCTTACCATAACTTGGCGCTTCTGCTAAACGAACGTTGCGAGGAATAACGGTGCGGTACACTTTACTACCAAAGTGCTTTTTGAGTTGATCTGAAACTTCATTAGATAGCCGGTTTCGAGGATCGTACATGGTACGCAGCAAGCCCTCAATCTTGAGGTTCTCGTTAACTACAGCGGCTAGTTTGCTAATGGTGTCCATTAACGCAGTTAAACCTTCAAGTGCAAAATATTCGCACTGCATTGGCACTAACACAGAGTCTGCTGCGGCCATCGCATTGATTGTAAGAAGGTTTAGAGAAGGAGGACAATCGATAAAGATGAAATCATAGTTATCGCGAACCGACAGTAAAGCCTGCTTTAATCGCACCTCTCGTGCGAACACTTCCATCAGTTTTATCTCGGCCGCAGTGACATCACCATTCGCTGCAATCAAGTCATAGTGACCGGTGGTTTTGGTGATCACCACATCTTTAAACGGCACTTCTTCCACGAGAAGCTCATATGCGGTGGCGTCCACTTGATACTTGTCGACACCACTCGCCATGGTAGCGTTACCCTGAGGGTCAAGATCGATAACCAATACCTTGCGTTTCGTCGCGGCCATTGAGGCTGCTAAGTTAATACAAGTCGTTGTTTTCCCAACACCGCCTTTTTGATTGGCAATGGCTACAATTTTACCCACGATCTACCTCGCTATTATTCCTTGCGCGATAAGATTACTAGATGACGCTCACCTTCTAACTGAGGAACTTTCAAAGGTTTGATATCGGTCACACAACACCATTCAGGTAGTTCAGCAATCTCATCCTGTGATAATTGCCCCTTGAGTGCTAAGAAACGGCCTGTGTCTGCTTTCGGTAAATGATGACACCACTCGACCATATCAACCATAGA
Above is a window of Vibrio taketomensis DNA encoding:
- a CDS encoding ParA family protein, with translation MGKIVAIANQKGGVGKTTTCINLAASMAATKRKVLVIDLDPQGNATMASGVDKYQVDATAYELLVEEVPFKDVVITKTTGHYDLIAANGDVTAAEIKLMEVFAREVRLKQALLSVRDNYDFIFIDCPPSLNLLTINAMAAADSVLVPMQCEYFALEGLTALMDTISKLAAVVNENLKIEGLLRTMYDPRNRLSNEVSDQLKKHFGSKVYRTVIPRNVRLAEAPSYGKPAMYYDKHSAGSKAYLALAGEMLRREEVPA
- a CDS encoding ParB/RepB/Spo0J family partition protein, which codes for MSKRGLGKGLDALLSTSSLARERQQAVNFSQELSGNGQLTELNVNQLQTGVYQPRKGMEAEALEELAASIQSQGIIQPIVVRQIGIDKFEIIAGERRWRAARKAGLNKVPCLIKKVDDREAIAMALIENIQREDLNAIEEAQALERLQQEFSLTHQQVADVIGKSRTSVTNILRLNQLEDEVKELVAQKQLEMGHARALLALQEEQQVVIAQQVVSKQMTVRQTEQLVKKCLNPVVEPENATKDEEALQMSQKLSETLGAKVAIVRSKSGKAKITINIDEPQIFLQLITKLQN